A DNA window from Fibrobacter succinogenes contains the following coding sequences:
- a CDS encoding BatD family protein, translated as MKRILLLCLGLTAFAGARPSLQFDKDRIEAGQTFNLQFIVPLQELPQDRGALHLETHDNFKFLGLDSADQVMRPDMDDIFNSFFGGGGRSYKARVYSFKVKAPRKTGVLDLGKLTWNIGGEPNVVSSKISVEVQRSYNDDALAVSLTPSKKSIYEGEQISVTLSLHTFEHFQGGLQATDMSTGNDFIVHRNDLSNMEFKHVEGTRREMKATTRFAWLSPTKSGSLEIPSFKFKYTKLGEPKVIEEKKQMGGMSFSSRSVKQESIETETATAPLSITVLPLPTEGKPADFSGMVGNYSFSANFDRTNLKVGEALTLAISIKGDGTPGTITEPKLPDFNDFRSVPPENSINKKVKGNKVITSKDIKVFLYPKKKGTFEIPAITYSWFNPAKKKYETASAGPWTIEVEKGDAPAEPVYQAPVATTPGSSTPVVQKQEIEFLGSDIRFIHAITDKSETAAPHRSALFWILFLAAIPFYLIANFAITRKRKRNSNTALVRKGKANKLLKEKFANARTALKNGDGKAFFAALENGLIDYLSNLTNVEFKGMTRPQMKQELTKRGVNNETIEAINSWLEKCSFVRFAPVTATTEEQSQMLADVEKLCEALKL; from the coding sequence ATGAAACGTATTTTGCTTTTATGTCTCGGTTTAACAGCATTTGCAGGCGCAAGGCCATCGCTCCAATTCGATAAAGACCGCATCGAAGCCGGTCAAACTTTCAATTTGCAATTTATCGTTCCTTTGCAGGAACTTCCCCAAGACAGAGGCGCTCTCCATCTAGAAACCCACGACAACTTCAAGTTCCTTGGGCTTGATAGCGCTGATCAAGTCATGCGCCCAGACATGGACGATATTTTCAATTCGTTTTTCGGCGGTGGCGGAAGATCCTATAAAGCGCGAGTCTACTCGTTCAAGGTGAAAGCCCCCAGAAAAACAGGCGTCCTCGATCTTGGAAAACTGACATGGAATATTGGCGGCGAACCAAATGTCGTCAGCAGCAAGATTTCGGTTGAAGTGCAACGTTCCTACAACGATGACGCGCTTGCTGTAAGCCTTACCCCAAGCAAAAAATCTATTTATGAAGGTGAACAAATCAGCGTCACCCTTAGCCTCCACACCTTCGAACATTTTCAAGGCGGCCTTCAAGCGACCGACATGAGCACGGGCAACGACTTTATCGTCCACCGCAACGACCTTTCGAACATGGAATTCAAGCATGTCGAAGGCACACGCCGTGAAATGAAGGCGACCACGCGGTTCGCATGGCTCAGCCCGACCAAGAGCGGTTCGCTCGAAATTCCATCTTTCAAGTTCAAGTATACCAAACTTGGCGAACCCAAAGTTATCGAAGAAAAGAAGCAAATGGGCGGCATGTCTTTCTCTAGCCGCAGCGTAAAGCAGGAGTCCATTGAAACGGAAACTGCAACCGCACCGCTTTCCATCACCGTTCTCCCGCTCCCGACCGAAGGCAAGCCCGCCGATTTCTCGGGAATGGTCGGCAACTACAGCTTTAGCGCCAACTTCGACCGCACAAACCTCAAGGTTGGCGAAGCTTTAACACTCGCGATTAGCATCAAGGGCGACGGCACTCCGGGTACAATTACCGAACCAAAGCTCCCCGACTTTAACGATTTCCGCTCCGTGCCGCCCGAAAACAGCATTAACAAGAAGGTCAAAGGCAACAAGGTAATCACATCCAAGGATATCAAGGTGTTCCTCTACCCCAAAAAGAAAGGCACCTTTGAAATTCCGGCCATTACATATTCCTGGTTCAACCCCGCCAAAAAGAAATACGAAACCGCATCGGCAGGCCCATGGACCATCGAAGTTGAAAAGGGCGATGCTCCGGCAGAACCTGTTTATCAGGCTCCCGTCGCGACAACACCTGGCTCTTCTACCCCAGTTGTCCAAAAGCAAGAAATTGAATTCCTCGGCAGCGATATCCGCTTTATCCATGCGATCACGGACAAGTCCGAAACAGCCGCACCGCATAGGAGCGCACTGTTCTGGATTCTTTTCCTCGCAGCCATTCCATTCTACTTGATTGCAAACTTCGCCATCACAAGAAAGCGCAAGCGCAATAGCAACACAGCACTCGTCCGCAAGGGCAAGGCAAACAAGCTGCTCAAGGAAAAGTTCGCAAACGCACGCACAGCCCTCAAGAACGGCGACGGTAAGGCATTCTTTGCCGCACTCGAAAATGGCCTTATCGACTACCTCAGCAACTTGACGAACGTCGAATTCAAGGGCATGACCCGCCCGCAAATGAAACAGGAACTCACCAAACGCGGTGTGAATAACGAAACGATTGAAGCCATCAACAGCTGGCTTGAAAAATGCTCGTTCGTGCGTTTTGCTCCGGTCACTGCCACGACCGAAGAACAGTCCCAAATGCTCGCGGATGTCGAAAAACTTTGCGAGGCACTGAAGCTGTAA
- the mnmA gene encoding tRNA 2-thiouridine(34) synthase MnmA, with the protein MSKQRVAVGMSGGVDSSVAALLLQQQGYEVVGVTLRVLPDVDGAFDAENDPSVVRAKMIAEKLGIEHHVANCSDAFTGEVLKRCHADFSHARTPNPCCYCNRFIKFGWMMDYAKSLGAEFLATGHYVRIEEVNGVRRLLRGRDPGKDQSYFLFWVPDERRNHVLTPLGTYVKSEVREIAEQNGFVNAKTGDSQDICFDIYGSQYTEFLKDRFGEMTRPGRFVDEKGKVWNTHDGFHKYTVGQRKGLGVAIGVPAFVKRVDPETGDILVTGDKSLVSFDRVEMVNCEWHGGAREIGTTFRAEGMVRYRQRAVGCEITIVDINKAVAVFDEPLFAVTPGQCAVFYDGDMVLGGGQIV; encoded by the coding sequence ATGAGTAAGCAGAGAGTTGCAGTAGGCATGAGCGGTGGCGTGGATTCGTCCGTTGCCGCTCTTCTTTTGCAACAGCAGGGCTATGAAGTCGTTGGCGTGACGCTCCGCGTATTGCCAGATGTCGATGGCGCCTTTGATGCCGAGAACGACCCGAGCGTGGTGCGTGCAAAGATGATTGCCGAAAAGCTTGGCATCGAACATCATGTGGCGAACTGTTCCGATGCTTTTACGGGTGAAGTTTTAAAGCGCTGCCATGCGGATTTTTCGCATGCTCGTACGCCAAACCCTTGCTGCTATTGCAATCGCTTTATCAAGTTCGGCTGGATGATGGATTACGCCAAATCGCTCGGCGCCGAATTCTTGGCGACAGGGCATTACGTGCGCATCGAAGAAGTGAATGGCGTGCGTAGGCTTTTGCGCGGTCGAGACCCTGGGAAGGATCAGAGCTACTTTTTGTTCTGGGTTCCCGATGAACGTCGCAACCACGTGCTTACTCCGCTTGGAACGTACGTGAAAAGCGAAGTGCGCGAAATCGCCGAACAGAACGGCTTTGTGAACGCCAAGACGGGCGACAGCCAGGACATTTGCTTCGATATTTACGGCTCGCAATACACTGAATTTTTGAAGGATCGCTTTGGCGAGATGACTCGGCCGGGCCGCTTCGTGGATGAAAAGGGCAAGGTGTGGAACACGCACGATGGGTTCCATAAATACACGGTCGGGCAGCGCAAAGGCCTGGGCGTGGCGATTGGCGTGCCTGCGTTTGTGAAGCGTGTGGACCCGGAAACGGGTGACATTCTGGTGACTGGCGACAAGTCGTTGGTCAGCTTTGATCGTGTGGAAATGGTGAACTGCGAATGGCACGGCGGTGCGCGGGAGATCGGGACGACGTTCCGCGCCGAAGGCATGGTGCGTTACCGCCAGCGGGCCGTAGGTTGCGAAATTACCATTGTCGATATAAATAAGGCGGTCGCCGTTTTTGACGAACCGCTCTTTGCCGTGACTCCGGGCCAATGTGCCGTGTTTTACGATGGTGACATGGTCCTCGGCGGCGGCCAGATTGTGTAA
- a CDS encoding 4-alpha-glucanotransferase has translation MRYGDLTSFQTGVAVPLFSLHSKHSIGIGEFLDLIPFAQWSKFCGFNIIQLLPVNDTGSEPSPYSARSAFALNPVFINVQSVEGASSFEAEIEKARAQFADIERVDYYRITTWKRAILRKIFDNQYDVLKASKKLLAWIDKNSWVKSYCVYCTLKAQNNEASWKDWKKFQNPSAADIDKLWMKNYRDVLFQAWMQYTAEGQFTAAVNEVSKLGLRLKGDVPILINEDSADVWFDRKYFSLADRAGAPPDMFSYGGQNWGFPTYRWDVLEADDFGWWRRRLAQASKFYHAYRIDHVLGFFRIWAIPEQESTGILGRFQPSIPLTWDVLRNAGFCRESLEYLRRPNFSVEQLREFIGDETDRLLSLYFENLQGTTDRFVIKSDLLSEKAILALDEPQEVKDSLLRVYWNRVFIPTGDENTYYPYWYWYNQPVLFTLPQNEQDKLHDLIGQNEQAQNALWEQNAMKLLSVLANETDMLVCAEDLGAVPPCVPTVLKKLDIMSLRIERWARNWNVPYSPYYSMDEYPRLSVCTTSCHDTSTLRGLWEESDFDKAFYWSHAGLSGVAPEKLTPPVVRDILSHVFTANSLFCIPPIQDYFALSASLSNCDPKEERVNIPGTVGGKNWTYRTPCSVEDMLANSGLIAEISKLVEERKARALWKI, from the coding sequence ATGCGATATGGTGATTTAACTTCTTTTCAAACCGGCGTTGCCGTTCCTCTCTTTAGTCTTCACAGCAAGCACAGCATTGGCATAGGCGAATTTCTGGATTTGATTCCTTTTGCCCAATGGTCCAAGTTCTGCGGATTTAACATTATTCAGCTCTTGCCTGTTAACGATACAGGTTCTGAACCGAGCCCTTATAGTGCCCGCAGCGCATTTGCGTTGAACCCCGTATTTATCAATGTGCAATCTGTTGAGGGGGCTTCTTCGTTCGAAGCTGAAATTGAAAAGGCCCGCGCGCAGTTTGCCGATATTGAACGTGTGGATTACTACCGCATCACCACATGGAAGCGGGCCATCCTTCGCAAGATTTTTGATAATCAGTACGATGTCTTGAAGGCCTCAAAGAAGCTCCTTGCCTGGATTGACAAGAACTCTTGGGTCAAGTCCTATTGCGTTTATTGCACGCTCAAGGCGCAGAACAACGAAGCTAGCTGGAAGGATTGGAAAAAGTTCCAGAATCCATCCGCTGCTGATATCGATAAACTTTGGATGAAAAATTACAGGGATGTGCTGTTCCAGGCTTGGATGCAGTACACCGCCGAAGGGCAGTTTACTGCCGCCGTGAACGAAGTCTCGAAGCTTGGACTGCGTCTCAAGGGCGATGTGCCTATCCTCATCAACGAAGACAGTGCCGATGTCTGGTTTGACCGCAAGTATTTCTCGCTTGCTGACCGCGCTGGCGCACCTCCTGACATGTTCAGCTACGGTGGCCAGAACTGGGGCTTCCCGACTTACCGTTGGGATGTTCTCGAAGCCGATGACTTTGGCTGGTGGCGCCGTCGTTTGGCACAAGCTAGCAAGTTCTACCATGCATACCGCATTGACCATGTGCTCGGGTTCTTCCGCATTTGGGCTATCCCCGAACAGGAATCGACCGGCATCTTGGGCCGTTTCCAGCCGTCTATCCCGCTGACGTGGGATGTGCTCCGCAATGCGGGGTTCTGCCGCGAATCGTTGGAATATCTGCGTCGTCCGAATTTCTCTGTGGAACAGTTGCGTGAATTTATCGGTGACGAAACGGATAGACTTCTTTCGCTGTATTTTGAAAATTTGCAGGGAACGACCGACCGATTTGTTATTAAATCGGATCTGTTGTCCGAAAAAGCGATTCTTGCTTTGGATGAACCGCAAGAAGTCAAGGATTCCTTGCTTCGTGTTTATTGGAACCGCGTGTTTATCCCGACGGGTGATGAAAATACGTATTATCCGTATTGGTATTGGTACAACCAGCCGGTGCTCTTTACGCTCCCGCAGAATGAACAAGACAAACTACATGACTTGATTGGCCAAAACGAGCAGGCACAGAATGCACTTTGGGAACAAAATGCAATGAAACTTTTGTCTGTGCTTGCGAACGAAACGGATATGCTTGTTTGCGCCGAAGACCTTGGTGCCGTGCCTCCGTGCGTACCGACCGTGCTCAAGAAACTCGACATCATGTCGTTGCGTATTGAACGCTGGGCGCGCAATTGGAATGTGCCGTATTCTCCGTATTACAGCATGGACGAATACCCGCGTCTTTCCGTTTGCACGACGAGCTGCCATGATACCTCGACTTTGCGTGGTCTTTGGGAAGAGTCAGATTTTGACAAGGCTTTCTATTGGTCTCATGCAGGTTTGTCGGGTGTTGCGCCCGAAAAGCTTACTCCGCCGGTGGTTCGTGATATTCTCTCGCATGTGTTTACTGCAAATAGTTTGTTCTGCATTCCGCCGATTCAGGATTACTTTGCGCTATCTGCTTCGCTTTCGAATTGCGATCCGAAGGAAGAACGTGTTAATATTCCGGGAACGGTTGGTGGCAAGAACTGGACTTATCGCACTCCGTGCAGTGTCGAGGACATGCTTGCGAATTCAGGCCTAATCGCAGAAATCAGCAAGCTTGTTGAAGAACGCAAAGCCCGCGCCCTTTGGAAAATTTAG
- a CDS encoding tetratricopeptide repeat protein: protein MKLNRIFLTIAAALLLMTTASVAAEKCNGIEAGTKAYNENDFERAIDEWRTCVDEGIVNADLYYNLGNAYYRSGKLGFAIFYYKSALRLHPSDDDIQHNLNFAQTKTKDKEGDEEENPILQGLMNLHHALSLKSQMNISLVLFWAIALVILARRFVNGSRGKNICTGVVFAMSVILCTIGASAIYKMIVLETDITGVVTASSADVTSAPSDRSQTLNTLSEGTSFEVIGEQGNFAEIRLGEKIRGFVKLSEVGIVK, encoded by the coding sequence ATGAAACTGAATAGAATTTTTTTGACAATCGCAGCAGCACTTTTGCTTATGACAACAGCTAGTGTTGCTGCCGAAAAATGCAACGGCATCGAAGCCGGCACTAAGGCATATAACGAGAACGATTTTGAACGCGCTATTGACGAATGGCGCACATGCGTTGACGAAGGCATCGTCAATGCAGATCTCTATTACAATTTGGGCAACGCCTATTACCGCAGTGGCAAACTCGGCTTTGCGATTTTCTACTACAAGTCAGCCCTCCGTTTGCACCCGAGCGACGATGACATCCAGCACAACTTAAACTTTGCACAGACAAAGACAAAGGACAAGGAAGGCGATGAAGAAGAGAACCCGATTTTGCAGGGCCTCATGAATTTGCACCACGCCCTTTCGCTCAAGAGCCAGATGAATATTTCGCTCGTTCTCTTTTGGGCAATCGCACTTGTGATTCTCGCCCGCCGATTCGTGAACGGCAGCCGCGGTAAGAACATCTGCACAGGTGTCGTATTTGCAATGAGCGTTATTCTTTGCACCATTGGCGCAAGCGCCATCTACAAGATGATTGTTCTTGAAACAGACATCACAGGCGTCGTGACCGCATCAAGCGCCGACGTGACAAGCGCCCCAAGCGACAGATCGCAAACGCTCAACACGCTCAGCGAAGGCACAAGTTTCGAAGTCATTGGCGAACAAGGTAACTTTGCGGAAATCCGCCTCGGTGAAAAAATCCGCGGATTCGTAAAACTCAGCGAAGTCGGGATCGTGAAGTAA